GCAGTCGCGCTCTTGTAGGGTTCGGTGCGGTCGTCGGTGGGAATGATGTGGTCAACCGTGGCGTATGTGCGCGACGGGTACTTCACGGGCAGTTTGAGCGTGCGGAGCATGCCGAACGCCTGCGGGCTTGTCACTTCGTGGAGCAGATGAGTGCCGACGAGCAGTTGAGTCGAACCGTCGGGCAGCTCCCTGACGGCGTGTTTTTCCCATACTTTTTCAAAAAGCGTCTTTTTCATAATTGCGTTTGCGTAGTGTTGTAAATACAAATCGGCGCGGATTCAATCCCGTCGAAAACCGAAAGGACAGCCGCGCCGATAAATCCGAATTAGTCTACGAGCGAACCGTCGAGGTCTTCGTTGGAGTAGACATTCTGCACGTCTTCCAAGTCGTCGAGAGCGTCGGTAAGCTTTACGATTTTCTTTGCGAGTTCGGGGTCGGTAATGACGGTTTCCGAATTCGGAATCCATGCGATTTCCGAGTCTTCCGTTTCGATGCCCGCCTTTTCGAGAGCTTCGCCGACCGCGTTGAACGCGGAAATAGGGCACAGGATTTCGAAATAGTCGCCGTTATTGCGGATATCCTCCGCGCCTGCGTCGAGAACTACGTCCATGAGGGCGTCTTCCGTCGTCTTTTCGGTGCTGACGATAAACTGTCCCTGTTTTGTGAAGTTGAATTGGAGCGCGCCGGGGGTCGCGAGGTTGCCGCCGTTCTTTGTGAACGTGCTGCGGACATCGCTTGCCGCGCGGTTCTTGTTGTCGGTGGTAACTTCGACGATAATGCCGATACCGCCGGGGCCGTAGCCTTCGTAAATAAGCTGTTCGTAAACGACGCCGGGGAGTTCCCCCGTACCCTTTTTGATTGCCCTATCGACGTTGTCGGCGGGCATATTGGCAGCTTTCGCCTTCTGCAAAAGCATGCGCAAACGCGCGTTTGTTGTGGGGTCTCCGCCGCCGTCTTTCGCCGCGAGGGTCAAATCCTTACTCAGAGAGCTGAAAATTTTGCCTCTTTTTGCGTCTACGGCTGCCTTGTGTCTTTTAGTTGTTGCCCATTTACTATGACCGGACATTTGTTTTTCTCCTGTTATTTTAGAGTGTTGATTTTATCACATTTCTACTCTTGAAAAGTAAAATTAAGCCCTATGGCCCGCCCCTTTTCAAGCATTTTTTATCGCTTCTTGGGAGTCGAGCGACCGCCGGGGTTCTTTTTGCGCTTTTCGTAAAGAGTCCCTTTAAGCCTGTCTTCCTTTATCTTTTCCTTCGCTTTGCGCGCGTCCTCCGCGGCTATGCGCAGACGCTCTTTGAGGGGAAGTTTTGCGAATTCGTCGCCGCGCTTTTCCTGCATCGCCTGCGCCTGTTCCATCGCCGCCTGCATTTTCTGCATGAACGACGGCTTTGTGCGCTTTTTCAGCACGACCTTGTCTTTGCCCATGCGGATTATCAGCGCCTGCAAAATTCCCAGCAAGCTCTGCACAAGCCAGTACAGCACCAAGCCCGACGGGAACGTGTAGAAGAACACGAGCATGATGACGGGCATGAGCTTGAACATCATCGCCTGCGTTTTGTCCGCCGACGGCGACGGGTTCAGGTGCATTTGCACGAATGTAACCGCCGCGTTCAGCAGGGGCAGAACGTGCAGGGGCACTCCGAATATGCTCGGCAGGCTTTCGATTGTGTCGGGCAGGGACAAGTCCTTAACCCACATGAAGTGAGCAAAGCGGATTTCGCACGAAGTTTGGAGCATGTAGTACAGCCCGATGAAAATCGGAATCTGTATAAGCACGGGCAGGCAGCCCGCCAGCGGATTTATGCCGTACTCGGAGTAGATTTTCATCGTCTCCTGCTGCACGCGCTTCGGGTCGTCCTTATACTTCGCCTTGATTTCGCGAATCGGCTCCTGCATTTTCGCCATGCGCTGCGCCGACTTTATCTGTATCGACGTAAGCGGCCAGAGAAGCAGTCTTACGATAAGCGTCAAAATGATGATTGACCAGCCCCAGCTCCACGACGGCGAGATTACCTCAATCCCCGAATTAATCCAGACCAGCAGCCTCGAAAGCGGGCGGCTGACGAAGCCGAACCAGCCGTAGTTCATCACCGCTTCCTGCCCCGCGCCCAGCGACGCAAGCGCGTCAAGCTCTTTCGGCCCGACGTAGTACGTCCCCGAAAGCTCCCAGCTCTTGCCCGAGGCAATCGCGCCCGTGTGGAAGCCCATGAAGCCCGCGACCGAGTTTTTCATATACTTGTTGTCGGTCTTGAAGCCCGTTTTCAGCGGAATTGCAAAGCCGATGTCGGAAACCGCGTTTTCGGGCGTGAACACCGCCGCAAAAAACTGGTTCTTCACCGAGCCCCAGACGGAATCGGGCACGTTGATTTTTTCGAAAATCTTCGCCTGCGACGCCCCGATTCCCAAAAATCCGGAGCTTTCCGTAAACGCGCTCGACCTCGCGAAGTGCGCGCTTCCGTTATACAGCAAAAACGCGAGGTTCGAACCGTACACGTCGCTCGCCGTCGGCGGAACCGCGCCCAAGCAAACGTAGACTTCCTCCAACGGAAGCGGCGCGGCGGACAGATTTTCGACCGACGTTTTCGCAAAAACCGTATATTTTGTATAGTCGGCCTTGCCGCTTTTTATCAGCGCGTATGTGCGCGAAATTTTCATTTTCCCCTTTTCGACGTACTCGTACGAAACGGTGTCCGCCGACTTCGCGGCGAGCGCAAACGTCTTCAAAAACGGCGCGGGAAGCTCGCTCGACGGGTCGAAAAACGCAAGGCTCATCGCGGGAATCGCGCCCTTGACTTCGTTGAACGCAAACGGCTTGTCCGAATCCTGACTTTCGGCGTATTTCAGAACCTCGACGTTGGCGATCGCCCCGCCCCTGTTCGTGAAGTTTATTGAAAGGTTCTCGTTTTTTAGCGAGCAAAACTCCTCTTTCGCCGCGTCCGCCGACTGCTTCGCCGCAATCTCGAACTTCGACTCCGCCGACTTCGGCGCAACCGCGTCAACCGTCCGCACGACCTCCGCGCGGCGCGCGCGCGCCGCCGCATCCTTCTTCGTGGAGTCGTACATAAAATAGAATGCCGCAACTATCAGCAGCACCCCGATGATTGTGTTTTTCTTATCCATCGTTATAAAAAAAAGAAAGACAAATTAATTACCGTCCGAATTGCATTCGTCAACTTTGTTTTGCGAAAATAGTTTCCGCCACGAAAAATTTTTCGGAACGTAGTCGAAGCCGCCCTCGCTATACGGGTTGCACCTGAGTATCCTGCACGCGCCCATCAGAATTCCCTTCAACGCGCCGTGCCGCGAAATCGCAATCAGCGTGTACTCCGAGCATGTCGGGTAAAATCGGCAGCCGCTGTTCGGCAGCAGATGTATCACGGGGGAAATCGCCAGCTGGTAGAATCTGACGGCAAGCCAGCTCGGCGCGGACAACAGCCCGCGCGGCATTTTCCTACTCTTTTTTTGCATTCGCGATTACCGTTTCCGCCGCCCGACGGAATTTTTCGCGCAGCTTTGCGTACTCGAACTTCGCGTACCCGCGCCTCACAAACACCAAAATATCGCACGGCACGGCGAAATCGGGCGCGCATTCGCGGAATATCGCCCGAAACCTCCTTCGCGCCGTGTTGCGCTCAACCGCGCAGCCGACCTTTTTGCTCGTCACCAAACCCAGCCGCGACGCCGAATTTTCGGGCCGCGGCAGACAATAAAAAACGAAGGCGGAACAATCCGCCTTCTTCGACTTTTGTTTTAAAAAAGCAAAATCGTTCGCGAGCCGTACCCTGTTTTCTCTTCCAAAACGCACGACCGCTTACCGACTATTTCGTAACCAAACGCTTGCGACCCTTTTGACGGCGTGCCGCAATGACGGCCTTGCCGCCGCGCGTTTTATTTCTTGCACGCCAGCCGCAACGACGGGCGCGTTTCAACTTCGAAGGTCTATATGTAGGATTCATCTTTTGTCTCTTGTAAAATTATTAAAGATTCTTCATGAAATCACACCTCAACCCTTTGTCAACAAAAAAATAAGGCTAGAGCCTTAACGCCGCAGATGGGGGCTACCGCCCCCATGAGGCGGATTTTGCTTTGCAAAATTTCTCCGCCTCCGCCCCCGCAGGCTGCCTGCACGGCAACAGAGGGGGCTGCCGCCCCTCTCGTCGGAGCTTCGCTCCTTTCGGTGGTTATGCGGCGCGGGTATACCCGCGCCTTTCCCCGATTAGTTCGTATTGACTTCGCCAATTACTGTCATTAGAGAATGCTTTATGTTTGCAAGAAACAATAAAAAAATAGACGCGCTTTGCGCGGATAAAAATAAAAATCGAAAATCCGCAAACATGGATTCTCCGCCTACCGTTCCACCCTACTTTAATCCCAGCGCATTTTAAAAATCTTCCGCGCCGTGCGCTCACTATTTAGGCGCGTTAGAGTGCCGTTCAAACGGTGGCTTTCACGCATGCGCAGGGTGCGTGGCGTACGCTACAATCCGCAAATATGGATTCTCCGCTTACCAATCAACTCCGCTTTTATCCCAAAGCATTTTAAAAATCTTCGTGCGCAAGCACTCACTATTTAGGCGCGTCAAAGTGCCAGTATAAGGGCGGCTTTGTGCACGGAACAGGGCGCGTAGCATACTTGGCGTATGTAAGCGGTCTGGAACGTGCGCGAAACGCCCTTAGACTAGTGCTTTCACGCGCCGTTAAGCCCCGTCATCGGCGGTTGTTCGCCGCGGAGATGAGATATAGGAGCCAGCCGAGCGACGACACAAACGCCGCCACATACGTGAACGCCGCCGCGTCCAGAACCTCTCCCACGCCTCTGCCTTCCGCTCCGTCAACAAATCCCAAGTTGCGCAGTTGCGCCTTCGCCCTGTTCGACGCGTCGAATTCCACCGGCAGCGTTATGAGCTGGAACAGCGTCAAAACTATGTAAATTCCGATGCCCGCGTAAATGGTAATCATGCTGTTGAACAGGAAAAATCCGCCGAGCATTACGATTGGCAGAAGCGAGCACGCAAAATTTGTTATCGGCACAAGAGCCATGCGCAGATTGAGCGGCGCGTAGGCGCATTTATGCTGGATTGCGTGTCCCGCCTCGTGCGCGGCGACGCCGAGGGCGGCAATCGACCGCCCGCGGTAGTTTTCGGTGCTGAGGGCGAGCACTTTTTTCGTCGGGTCGTAGTGGTCGGTTAGGTGCCCCGCGATTTCGACGATTTGCACGTCGTCGATGCCCGCCGACTGCATGACGGCCGCCGCCGCGTCGCGCCCCGTCGCGCCCGAGCGCGTGGCGACGCGCGAGTATTTTTCGTATGCCGAAGACACCTTTGCCTGCGCGTACATGCCGATGATTATCGGCACTAAAATCAATACGAGAAATTCCATATTACTTCCTTCTCACATATCTGACAACGTCGAACTGCGGGTGGCTCAAAATAGTTTCGGAAGCCTCGAATTTGCCGTCGAATTTCGGGAAGAACACGTCGCCCTGCGGAGACATTTTCACGCGGCTTATGACGAGTTCGGAGCAGAAGTCGAGGGCGGTTTCGTAGAGCTTTGCGCCGCCGATAATCCAGAGCGTGCGGGGGTCGGCGGCGTAAAACCGCGCGAGTTCGTCGAGCGAGCGGAACGCGCGCGCGCCGCCCGCGATTTCTTCGGGGCGCGAGGTAATCACGACGTTCTCGCGGTTCGGGAGCGGCTTGCAGCCGAGGCTTTCCC
The Opitutia bacterium KCR 482 genome window above contains:
- a CDS encoding YebC/PmpR family DNA-binding transcriptional regulator → MSGHSKWATTKRHKAAVDAKRGKIFSSLSKDLTLAAKDGGGDPTTNARLRMLLQKAKAANMPADNVDRAIKKGTGELPGVVYEQLIYEGYGPGGIGIIVEVTTDNKNRAASDVRSTFTKNGGNLATPGALQFNFTKQGQFIVSTEKTTEDALMDVVLDAGAEDIRNNGDYFEILCPISAFNAVGEALEKAGIETEDSEIAWIPNSETVITDPELAKKIVKLTDALDDLEDVQNVYSNEDLDGSLVD
- the yidC gene encoding membrane protein insertase YidC, translated to MDKKNTIIGVLLIVAAFYFMYDSTKKDAAARARRAEVVRTVDAVAPKSAESKFEIAAKQSADAAKEEFCSLKNENLSINFTNRGGAIANVEVLKYAESQDSDKPFAFNEVKGAIPAMSLAFFDPSSELPAPFLKTFALAAKSADTVSYEYVEKGKMKISRTYALIKSGKADYTKYTVFAKTSVENLSAAPLPLEEVYVCLGAVPPTASDVYGSNLAFLLYNGSAHFARSSAFTESSGFLGIGASQAKIFEKINVPDSVWGSVKNQFFAAVFTPENAVSDIGFAIPLKTGFKTDNKYMKNSVAGFMGFHTGAIASGKSWELSGTYYVGPKELDALASLGAGQEAVMNYGWFGFVSRPLSRLLVWINSGIEVISPSWSWGWSIIILTLIVRLLLWPLTSIQIKSAQRMAKMQEPIREIKAKYKDDPKRVQQETMKIYSEYGINPLAGCLPVLIQIPIFIGLYYMLQTSCEIRFAHFMWVKDLSLPDTIESLPSIFGVPLHVLPLLNAAVTFVQMHLNPSPSADKTQAMMFKLMPVIMLVFFYTFPSGLVLYWLVQSLLGILQALIIRMGKDKVVLKKRTKPSFMQKMQAAMEQAQAMQEKRGDEFAKLPLKERLRIAAEDARKAKEKIKEDRLKGTLYEKRKKNPGGRSTPKKR
- the yidD gene encoding membrane protein insertion efficiency factor YidD, which translates into the protein MQKKSRKMPRGLLSAPSWLAVRFYQLAISPVIHLLPNSGCRFYPTCSEYTLIAISRHGALKGILMGACRILRCNPYSEGGFDYVPKNFSWRKLFSQNKVDECNSDGN
- the rnpA gene encoding ribonuclease P protein component, yielding MRFGRENRVRLANDFAFLKQKSKKADCSAFVFYCLPRPENSASRLGLVTSKKVGCAVERNTARRRFRAIFRECAPDFAVPCDILVFVRRGYAKFEYAKLREKFRRAAETVIANAKKE
- the rpmH gene encoding 50S ribosomal protein L34 translates to MNPTYRPSKLKRARRCGWRARNKTRGGKAVIAARRQKGRKRLVTK
- a CDS encoding zinc metallopeptidase, with the translated sequence MEFLVLILVPIIIGMYAQAKVSSAYEKYSRVATRSGATGRDAAAAVMQSAGIDDVQIVEIAGHLTDHYDPTKKVLALSTENYRGRSIAALGVAAHEAGHAIQHKCAYAPLNLRMALVPITNFACSLLPIVMLGGFFLFNSMITIYAGIGIYIVLTLFQLITLPVEFDASNRAKAQLRNLGFVDGAEGRGVGEVLDAAAFTYVAAFVSSLGWLLYLISAANNRR
- a CDS encoding dihydrofolate reductase, which produces MSEFKAIAAVAENGVIGSGLSIPWHISEDFKHFKKTTLGGIVAMGRRTWESLGCKPLPNRENVVITSRPEEIAGGARAFRSLDELARFYAADPRTLWIIGGAKLYETALDFCSELVISRVKMSPQGDVFFPKFDGKFEASETILSHPQFDVVRYVRRK